The Etheostoma spectabile isolate EspeVRDwgs_2016 chromosome 1, UIUC_Espe_1.0, whole genome shotgun sequence genome has a segment encoding these proteins:
- the rnf128a gene encoding E3 ubiquitin-protein ligase RNF128a gives MGKKTQHCLLLLLCLSVLVHYSAALVFWTAIIEIRYVNSNNTPEDKYCDCGVYGRNSPVEDVYGIVALPKGDPEGCGSYHVYNRNISSPPWIALVKRGNCTFSEKISAAHRQGATGVVVYNVDGTGNSTLQMSHSDKDDVVAIMIGNSQGMEIAKVVKNGTEVLMRISVGSPHGPWMDTYWLYFLSIAFFIVTAASIAYFVFISANRIYSLTMHRRSEKKLKSEAKKAIGRLQVRKLKTGDEETTSESHVCAVCIDSYKAGEVVTVLTCDHIFHKACIEPWLLERRTCPMCKCDILTALGVEEETKENLSAESPPGVTVITVTGGEPMYEVPLTDPASQHPDRQPHLYDNRAFQGDSEAGRR, from the coding sequence ATGGGTAAGAAGACACAACACTGTCTGCTGCTTTTGCTGTGTTTGTCAGTGCTTGTTCACTATTCAGCAGCCTTGGTGTTTTGGACAGCCATAATAGAAATAAGATATGTTAACAGCAACAATACGCCTGAAGACAAATACTGTGACTGTGGGGTGTATGGTCGTAACTCTCCCGTGGAGGATGTCTACGGCATTGTTGCACTTCCCAAGGGAGACCCCGAAGGCTGTGGCTCATACCATGTCTACAACCGCAATATCAGCTCGCCGCCTTGGATAGCCCTGGTAAAAAGGGGCAACTGCACTTTCAGTGAGAAGATCAGTGCTGCCCACCGACAAGGAGCAACTGGTGTGGTGGTCTATAATGTGGATGGCACTGGCAACAGCACCCTTCAGATGTCACACTCAGATAAAGACGATGTTGTGGCTATCATGATTGGCAACTCTCAGGGCATGGAGATTGCCAAGGTGGTGAAGAATGGGACAGAGGTGCTGATGCGTATTTCTGTGGGCAGCCCTCATGGACCCTGGATGGACACATACTGGCTTTACTTCCTGTCCATCGCCTTCTTTATTGTGACGGCAGCCTCCATCGCCTACTTTGTGTTTATCTCTGCCAATCGTATCTACAGTCTGACCATGCATAGGCGCAGTGAGAAGAAGCTGAAATCTGAGGCAAAGAAGGCGATTGGGCGTCTGCAAGTACGGAAACTCAAGACAGGGGACGAGGAAACTACCTCTGAGTCccatgtgtgtgcagtgtgtattGATTCCTATAAAGCAGGGGAAGTGGTGACAGTGCTGACATGTGACCACATCTTTCACAAAGCCTGCATCGAGCCCTGGCTGCTGGAGAGGAGAACCTGCCCCATGTGTAAGTGTGACATCCTGACGGCCCTGGGGGTTGAGGAGGAAACAAAAGAGAACCTTTCTGCTGAGTCCCCACCAGGTGTCACTGTGATCACAGTGACAGGAGGAGAACCCATGTATGAAGTCCCACTGACTGACCCCGCAAGCCAGCACCCAGATAGACAGCCGCATCTCTATGACAACAGGGCCTTCCAGGGAGACTCAGAGGCTGGGAGAAGATGA